A window of Lujinxingia sediminis contains these coding sequences:
- a CDS encoding efflux RND transporter permease subunit: MASGAVRLAERFMREWVGRRAGWVVAASVVVTLLSIAVIASRWNINSDFRALLPSTSEAALAMEEVGDRVGSGSSLFVVIDSPDREANLAFAEAYAQRLREQPQIALAHYHNDKAFFEKNRLLYMETEDLEELHTRIKRRIREEKRAQNPLFVPLGGRKERSDSLIDTSDIEERYEDLAHQSYKEYLMSDDGYSLTIVVRFVETSTDLAATNRLLDRVRELGESLDPASYHPEMELEYGGGLVSRQSEYTSIVGDIQTSALFTLLGLFLVIALYFRRVRAVVLVLGPLVMGVLWTLALAFVAHGELTTVTVFIFAILLGLGIDFSIHLLNGYDRERAEGREPVEALWACYNSVGRATVMGASTTFATFVVLSFAQFRGLSQFGQVAAAGVLMTVVAMVVTMPAMILVFQRLWPHQPKVVEGERTIERAVRRGRLLRLAPASLFAAALISIWALTQVGQVRFEENFRRVGQVIMPWERGEPDAKDVAEQQARAMGRQLARAVQGRAVDVRQQADPESYVAERKQLSTGAKYTSALKGQQSSTPTLLLVDEAADARRLYDHLQARQEAGELETVSSVASIYAFLPGSDEEQAERLEVIEAIRATLDDDLSFLSGSQRERIDEMREGLEVEAIGIEDLPEWTKRLFREAGPEAKAPAEGEAFAYEYLIYVNERIDHMVGEQARRFLGEVESATDLEGMDVRVASQSYIYTAMLDEIKEDGARMLGIALVIVLLILSFFFRSPLRAVVSLSPLIVGALWMFGFCGWFGIKLDFFNVVILPVIIGIGVDDGVHFYHRYLEEGRGRLVSVIDHVGSAIGMTTVTSMIGFGGLAVTNYAGLQSLGYLAIVGIASAFLATILVMPAFLWIAEQRGWGWVSAVK; this comes from the coding sequence ATGGCGAGCGGTGCGGTGCGGTTGGCAGAACGCTTTATGCGTGAGTGGGTGGGTCGCAGGGCCGGTTGGGTGGTGGCCGCGAGCGTGGTGGTGACGTTGTTGTCGATCGCGGTGATCGCCAGCCGCTGGAACATCAACAGCGACTTCCGGGCGCTTTTGCCCAGCACCTCGGAGGCTGCGCTGGCGATGGAGGAGGTTGGCGATCGGGTGGGGTCGGGGTCGTCGCTTTTTGTGGTGATCGATTCGCCGGATCGGGAGGCGAACCTGGCGTTTGCCGAGGCGTATGCGCAGCGGTTGCGGGAGCAGCCGCAGATCGCTCTGGCGCATTACCATAATGATAAGGCGTTTTTTGAGAAGAACCGCCTGCTCTATATGGAGACGGAGGATCTGGAGGAGTTGCACACCAGGATTAAGCGGCGGATTCGCGAGGAGAAGCGAGCGCAGAACCCGCTTTTTGTGCCGTTGGGAGGGCGAAAGGAGCGCAGTGATTCGTTGATCGATACCTCGGATATCGAGGAGCGCTACGAGGATCTGGCGCATCAGAGCTACAAAGAATACCTGATGAGTGATGACGGGTATTCGCTGACGATCGTGGTGCGATTTGTGGAGACGTCGACAGATCTGGCGGCGACGAACAGGCTGCTGGATCGGGTGCGGGAGCTTGGTGAGTCGCTTGATCCGGCGAGCTATCATCCGGAGATGGAACTGGAGTACGGGGGAGGGCTGGTTTCGCGTCAGAGCGAGTATACTTCGATTGTGGGGGATATTCAGACCTCGGCGTTGTTTACGCTGCTGGGGTTGTTTCTGGTGATCGCGCTGTATTTTCGGCGAGTGCGGGCGGTGGTGCTGGTGCTGGGGCCGTTGGTGATGGGGGTGTTGTGGACGCTGGCGCTGGCGTTTGTGGCCCACGGTGAGCTGACGACGGTGACGGTCTTTATCTTTGCGATCTTGCTGGGGCTGGGGATCGATTTTTCGATCCATTTGCTCAACGGCTACGATCGGGAACGCGCCGAGGGTAGAGAGCCGGTTGAAGCGTTGTGGGCGTGTTATAACTCGGTGGGGCGGGCGACGGTGATGGGGGCGTCGACGACGTTTGCGACCTTTGTGGTGCTCTCGTTTGCGCAGTTTCGGGGGTTGAGTCAGTTCGGGCAGGTGGCGGCAGCCGGGGTGTTGATGACGGTGGTGGCGATGGTGGTCACGATGCCCGCGATGATTCTTGTGTTTCAGCGTCTCTGGCCGCATCAACCGAAGGTGGTAGAGGGGGAGCGAACGATTGAAAGGGCGGTGCGACGGGGGCGGTTGCTGCGGCTTGCACCGGCGTCGTTGTTTGCGGCGGCGCTGATCAGCATCTGGGCGCTCACGCAGGTGGGGCAGGTGCGATTCGAGGAGAACTTTCGGCGTGTGGGGCAGGTGATCATGCCCTGGGAGCGTGGCGAGCCCGATGCGAAAGACGTGGCCGAGCAACAGGCTCGGGCGATGGGGCGGCAACTCGCGCGGGCGGTGCAGGGGCGGGCGGTGGACGTTCGTCAGCAGGCGGATCCGGAGAGCTATGTGGCCGAGCGCAAGCAGCTGAGCACCGGGGCGAAGTATACGAGCGCGCTCAAGGGGCAGCAGTCCTCTACGCCGACGCTTCTGCTGGTGGATGAGGCTGCGGACGCTCGCCGTCTTTATGATCATTTGCAGGCCCGTCAGGAAGCCGGAGAGCTTGAGACGGTGAGTTCGGTGGCGTCGATCTATGCGTTTTTGCCGGGCAGTGACGAGGAGCAGGCTGAGCGCCTGGAGGTGATCGAGGCGATCAGGGCGACGCTGGATGATGATTTGAGTTTTTTGAGTGGGAGCCAGCGTGAGCGCATCGATGAGATGCGCGAGGGTCTGGAGGTGGAAGCGATCGGGATCGAGGATCTTCCGGAGTGGACCAAGAGGTTGTTTCGAGAGGCGGGCCCGGAGGCCAAAGCGCCGGCAGAGGGGGAGGCGTTTGCCTACGAGTATCTCATCTACGTCAATGAACGTATTGATCACATGGTCGGGGAGCAGGCGCGGCGTTTTCTCGGGGAGGTGGAGTCGGCCACCGATCTGGAGGGGATGGATGTGCGGGTGGCCAGCCAGTCGTATATTTATACGGCGATGCTCGATGAGATTAAGGAGGACGGGGCGCGGATGCTGGGGATCGCGCTTGTGATTGTGCTGCTGATTCTGAGTTTCTTTTTCCGCAGTCCGTTGCGGGCGGTGGTCTCGCTGAGCCCGCTGATCGTCGGGGCGTTGTGGATGTTCGGGTTCTGTGGGTGGTTCGGGATCAAGCTCGACTTCTTCAACGTGGTGATCTTGCCGGTGATCATCGGGATCGGGGTGGATGACGGGGTGCATTTTTACCACCGTTATCTGGAGGAGGGACGAGGCCGGCTGGTGAGCGTGATCGATCACGTGGGCTCGGCGATTGGGATGACGACAGTGACGTCGATGATCGGGTTTGGGGGGCTTGCGGTGACAAATTACGCGGGGCTGCAGTCGCTGGGGTATCTGGCGATTGTGGGAATCGCGTCGGCGTTTTTGGCAACGATTCTGGTGATGCCGGCGTTTTTGTGGATTGCCGAGCAGCGGGGATGGGGGTGGGTGTCGGCGGTGAAGTAG
- a CDS encoding glycosyltransferase family 4 protein — translation MTQNTTSSASLNACVMLDARYLNGRHSGIGRYTLRLVEELLAQDDTLRLRLLTHPNNPAPLSHPRVQCQTFDAAPNSLTTRLRLARSIDFRGIDLFHSPFNILPADLPVPAIFTLHDIMWLLNPDYCTDVWWRKLVTGTFYQNFIPRSAAEAEHILTVSHTSRQAIEEHFPAIRGRVSVTYNGLDPFFTPMPPEEAWPLLGRWLAPRSRFVLVVGQGSPYKNHPGALRAFIEAFADDPHTYFVLVRRLDESSNRELGQLLDDPRLGSRVIRIGYVSSDELRALYSMAMVFLFPSFYEGFGLPALEAMACGTPVITSDRGAPAEVCQGGAMLVDPHNTQALARALRQLRDDPDLAHELRHRGQARAAQFTWEACARAALEAYRRVLHPA, via the coding sequence ATGACCCAAAACACCACATCTTCTGCCTCGCTCAACGCCTGCGTCATGCTCGACGCCCGCTACCTCAACGGGCGTCATAGCGGCATTGGACGCTACACCCTGCGCCTCGTCGAGGAGCTCCTAGCTCAGGACGATACCCTGCGCCTGCGCCTGCTGACACACCCCAACAACCCCGCCCCCCTTTCCCATCCCAGGGTGCAATGCCAGACGTTTGATGCCGCCCCGAATTCACTCACCACACGACTTCGCCTGGCGCGCTCGATCGACTTTCGCGGCATCGATCTTTTCCATTCCCCCTTTAATATCCTGCCCGCCGATCTCCCGGTGCCCGCAATCTTTACGCTCCACGACATCATGTGGCTGCTCAACCCCGACTACTGCACCGATGTCTGGTGGCGAAAGCTCGTCACCGGAACGTTTTATCAAAACTTTATCCCGCGCTCCGCCGCCGAGGCCGAGCATATCCTGACCGTCTCCCATACTTCCCGTCAGGCCATTGAGGAGCACTTTCCCGCCATACGCGGACGCGTCAGCGTGACCTACAACGGCCTCGATCCCTTCTTCACCCCGATGCCCCCCGAAGAGGCCTGGCCGCTGCTCGGGCGCTGGCTCGCCCCCCGTTCCCGTTTCGTGCTCGTGGTGGGCCAGGGCTCCCCCTACAAAAACCACCCCGGCGCCCTGCGTGCCTTCATCGAGGCCTTCGCCGACGATCCCCACACTTACTTCGTGCTGGTGCGCCGCCTCGACGAGAGCTCCAACCGCGAGCTCGGCCAACTCTTAGACGATCCTCGTCTGGGCTCGCGGGTCATTCGCATCGGCTACGTCTCCAGCGACGAGCTGCGAGCCCTCTACAGCATGGCGATGGTCTTTCTTTTCCCCTCCTTCTACGAGGGCTTTGGCCTGCCCGCGCTCGAAGCCATGGCATGCGGCACCCCGGTCATCACCTCCGATCGCGGTGCCCCGGCCGAAGTCTGTCAGGGGGGGGCAATGCTGGTCGATCCGCACAACACACAGGCGCTGGCCCGCGCCCTGCGCCAACTTCGCGATGATCCGGACCTGGCCCACGAACTTCGCCATCGCGGCCAGGCTCGCGCCGCCCAATTCACCTGGGAAGCCTGCGCACGGGCCGCTCTGGAAGCCTACCGCCGCGTACTCCACCCTGCCTGA
- a CDS encoding glycosyltransferase family 4 protein, whose protein sequence is MARILIDARCLGESPTGVGSYARALIAHLAELHHDHELVLLRNRSNTTPITDAALPQIASAVPPDNLKNHLLGHRALADAASQLGSPDIYHSLFHILPRYTRQALPGAGVITTLHDLVWLDHPDASQPTWLKARSIQAFARTAIPHALNTSDAVIAISRPTAERARQLLSSKSTSLHTIHHGVHARFFEPPPPLTGPLSELTGPDAPPFFVAIGNHKPYKNLRLLIDAFARLPAHSPRPHLVLIGDCQGLSTHIGESGVSERIHLPGLVDDELLRALLGRARAFVFPSLVEGFGLPILEAMAMGRPTLVSDLEPMRSIAGEAALLFHPHSPDDLSRLLHRLLVAPELADRLSQRSLTRAHSFRWEHTAERTLKVYEELLARGTSRR, encoded by the coding sequence ATGGCCCGCATTCTCATCGACGCTCGCTGCCTTGGCGAGTCCCCCACCGGAGTGGGAAGCTACGCTCGCGCGCTGATCGCACATCTGGCCGAGCTCCACCACGACCACGAACTTGTGCTGCTACGCAACCGCAGTAACACCACGCCCATCACCGACGCAGCTCTCCCCCAGATCGCCAGCGCCGTCCCCCCGGACAATCTGAAAAACCACCTGCTCGGACACCGCGCCCTGGCCGATGCCGCCTCTCAACTCGGCTCGCCCGATATCTACCACAGCCTCTTTCACATCCTGCCCCGCTATACCCGCCAGGCCCTTCCCGGTGCCGGGGTTATCACCACCCTCCACGACCTGGTCTGGCTCGATCACCCCGACGCCTCCCAGCCCACCTGGCTTAAAGCCCGTTCCATCCAGGCCTTTGCCCGCACGGCGATCCCTCACGCCCTCAACACAAGCGATGCCGTCATCGCCATCAGCCGCCCCACCGCCGAGCGCGCCCGCCAGCTCTTGAGTTCCAAATCAACCTCCCTCCACACCATCCACCACGGTGTCCACGCTCGCTTCTTCGAGCCTCCTCCCCCCCTCACCGGTCCCCTCTCCGAGTTGACCGGCCCCGACGCCCCCCCCTTCTTCGTGGCCATCGGCAACCACAAGCCCTACAAAAACCTGCGCCTGCTCATCGACGCCTTCGCCCGACTACCCGCCCACTCTCCTCGCCCCCATCTCGTGCTTATCGGTGACTGCCAGGGCCTCTCCACCCACATCGGCGAGTCGGGGGTCAGTGAACGTATCCACCTGCCGGGCCTGGTCGATGACGAGCTGCTGCGCGCGCTCCTGGGCCGCGCACGCGCCTTCGTCTTCCCCTCCCTCGTCGAAGGTTTTGGACTTCCCATCCTGGAAGCCATGGCCATGGGCCGTCCCACACTGGTCTCCGACCTGGAGCCGATGCGCTCCATCGCCGGCGAGGCCGCGCTGCTCTTTCACCCGCACTCCCCCGACGACTTAAGTCGCCTGCTTCACCGCCTGCTCGTCGCCCCCGAACTGGCAGATCGCCTCTCTCAACGCAGCCTCACCCGCGCCCACAGCTTCCGCTGGGAGCACACCGCTGAGCGCACCCTGAAGGTCTACGAAGAGCTGCTCGCCAGGGGCACATCTCGGCGCTGA
- the tmk gene encoding dTMP kinase — translation MVTKAVPFVVIEGLDGAGTTTQSEALAERLRREGWGVSTSCEPSEGPIGTLIRQMLTGRVVVPDEGGGRPVGRETLALLFAADRLDHIEAQVEPALAAGCVAISDRYYHSSLVYQGDIDGEERVDYGWVRELNARARVPDVTIFLEASVEVCMARLSGRGGQRELYETYEKLGRLERRYDEVMTMLAGEGQPIVRLDASLEREALAEAIWDVVKRVLPA, via the coding sequence ATGGTGACGAAGGCCGTACCGTTTGTGGTGATTGAGGGGTTGGATGGGGCGGGGACGACGACCCAGAGCGAGGCGCTGGCTGAGCGTCTTCGGCGCGAGGGGTGGGGGGTGTCGACGAGTTGTGAGCCTTCGGAGGGGCCGATCGGGACTCTGATTCGGCAGATGCTCACCGGGAGAGTTGTGGTGCCCGATGAGGGCGGCGGGCGGCCGGTGGGGCGCGAGACGCTGGCGCTGCTTTTTGCGGCGGACAGGCTCGATCATATTGAGGCCCAGGTGGAGCCTGCGCTGGCCGCGGGGTGTGTGGCGATCTCGGATCGCTATTACCACTCAAGTCTGGTGTATCAGGGGGATATCGATGGGGAGGAGCGGGTGGATTACGGGTGGGTGCGTGAGCTGAACGCGCGGGCGCGGGTGCCGGACGTGACGATCTTTTTGGAGGCATCCGTCGAGGTGTGCATGGCGCGCCTGTCGGGACGCGGTGGGCAGCGCGAACTCTATGAGACGTATGAGAAGCTGGGGCGGTTGGAGCGCCGCTATGATGAGGTGATGACGATGCTGGCCGGAGAGGGACAGCCGATCGTGCGTCTTGATGCTTCGTTGGAGCGCGAGGCGTTGGCCGAGGCGATCTGGGACGTTGTGAAGAGGGTGTTGCCGGCGTGA
- a CDS encoding enoyl-CoA hydratase/isomerase family protein, giving the protein MAVRCEERLAGAVWWVEVAREARLNAVNEEVMVGLEEVLTRAERTPELRVLVVGGAGRAFVSGGDLREFAGLRTREEAEAMSRRMRRILSRIEALRCWTVARVNGDAYGGGVELMLAFDMCVVAEGARLGLTQGKFGLTPGWGGLTRLVEKVGRSKALKWLGCAEVLEAEEALAAGLVEEVMEPEDLDARVMTLAGRLAGCEPGVADALKSGVRRAVEDHRDVAMEGELEAFCDLWVGAAHWERVERFLNRRG; this is encoded by the coding sequence ATGGCGGTTCGGTGTGAAGAGCGTTTGGCGGGGGCAGTGTGGTGGGTGGAGGTTGCGCGCGAGGCGCGGCTCAATGCGGTAAATGAGGAGGTGATGGTCGGGCTGGAGGAGGTGTTGACCCGGGCTGAGCGTACGCCGGAGTTGCGGGTGTTGGTGGTAGGTGGGGCGGGGCGTGCGTTTGTCTCGGGTGGGGATCTTCGGGAGTTTGCCGGGCTTCGAACGCGCGAGGAGGCTGAGGCGATGTCGCGGCGGATGCGGCGAATTTTAAGTCGTATTGAGGCGCTGCGGTGCTGGACGGTGGCCCGGGTCAACGGCGACGCGTACGGGGGCGGGGTGGAGTTGATGCTGGCCTTTGATATGTGTGTGGTGGCAGAGGGGGCAAGGCTGGGGCTGACGCAGGGGAAGTTCGGGTTGACCCCGGGGTGGGGAGGCCTGACGCGATTGGTGGAGAAGGTAGGGCGCTCGAAGGCGTTGAAGTGGCTGGGGTGCGCGGAGGTGCTGGAGGCGGAGGAGGCGTTGGCCGCAGGACTTGTCGAAGAGGTGATGGAACCGGAAGATCTGGATGCGCGGGTGATGACGCTGGCAGGGCGTCTGGCCGGGTGTGAGCCGGGGGTGGCCGATGCGCTGAAGTCGGGGGTTCGTCGGGCGGTAGAAGATCATCGCGATGTGGCGATGGAGGGGGAGCTGGAGGCGTTTTGCGATCTGTGGGTGGGGGCGGCGCATTGGGAGCGGGTGGAGCGCTTTCTGAATCGTAGAGGCTGA
- a CDS encoding DUF3943 domain-containing protein yields MFACSKSGSERRLKRWPVVWAALVGGLVLGAGEAVAQEPDEVAGDEAATLLVGEEVGAEVAAQVGEEDRERLFVSVRDRSREPGWSVRTCWELRSTVADGCVALPGRTVSKRDQGVVLARRSGRYRYHLRLERDIDGALRVEVVDWDPTRRDENVLYSVYREPGQGGDLGWVARSFEEGLVRSLAEPVDAGRGPRRYGRAALEIGVTLGVGTAWYWLNTDINSADWDYTLATQGERHWGFEGWRWDSNAMYLNTPLHPLAGAAYYTLARANELSLWQSFAAAMLATLIWEAAIEYKEIVSLNDLVLTGVAGVPLGEAYYQLGEFFRRSSPTRLNQALAWVFGAPSQFHDWADGREPVRAADVDRWGWPSEQWHRLELRLGAAASTPRARWEGGAPEGARQDVHLEVGSELVELEGYRSAGVSSGWEAGVLASELRADFAAGAAGLHRWGFLGRVDLAGWYGQSLSRGASGGRGVGGFVGTGLAYRHEQHRYDEGLDRFGIMHLPGVRAEHWGELGRLRWRMSYGVTPDFAAIDSRALPVVAPDGDVSGQRGVLVEGYYFGWGLSQELALEVDVARVHLGAGWRSHRVWSTQGADRLQESIDEDWMLEDRVNVGRVEVLTSWPVETVRLGALLERRGREGAIDDVVSTLQEWRAMWVFEAVY; encoded by the coding sequence ATGTTCGCGTGCAGTAAGAGTGGGTCGGAACGAAGGTTAAAGCGCTGGCCGGTGGTATGGGCTGCGCTGGTCGGGGGGCTGGTGCTGGGAGCGGGGGAGGCTGTTGCTCAGGAGCCCGATGAGGTGGCGGGGGACGAAGCGGCCACGTTGCTGGTTGGCGAGGAGGTCGGTGCAGAGGTAGCGGCTCAGGTTGGCGAGGAGGATCGGGAGCGTCTTTTCGTCTCGGTGCGTGATCGGAGTCGGGAGCCGGGGTGGAGTGTGCGCACCTGCTGGGAGCTTCGCTCGACGGTGGCGGATGGTTGCGTGGCCCTGCCGGGGCGTACCGTGAGCAAGCGCGACCAGGGGGTGGTGCTGGCGCGGCGTTCGGGGAGGTATCGTTATCATCTTCGGCTGGAGCGCGATATTGATGGGGCATTGCGCGTGGAGGTGGTCGACTGGGATCCGACCCGTCGTGATGAGAACGTGCTTTATTCGGTGTATCGCGAGCCGGGCCAGGGGGGGGATCTGGGGTGGGTGGCACGCAGCTTTGAAGAGGGGCTGGTGCGGAGTCTGGCCGAGCCGGTGGATGCGGGTCGCGGGCCGCGGCGCTACGGTCGAGCGGCGCTGGAGATTGGGGTGACGCTGGGGGTGGGCACCGCGTGGTACTGGTTGAATACAGACATCAATTCGGCTGACTGGGACTATACGCTGGCCACGCAGGGGGAGCGTCATTGGGGGTTTGAGGGGTGGCGGTGGGATTCCAACGCGATGTACCTCAATACGCCTCTGCATCCGCTTGCCGGGGCGGCGTATTATACGCTGGCTCGGGCCAATGAGCTCTCGTTGTGGCAGTCCTTTGCGGCGGCGATGCTGGCGACCCTGATCTGGGAGGCCGCCATCGAGTATAAGGAGATCGTCAGCCTCAATGATCTGGTGTTGACCGGTGTGGCGGGGGTGCCACTTGGCGAGGCGTATTACCAGCTAGGAGAGTTTTTCCGACGGAGCTCTCCGACGAGGCTCAATCAGGCGTTGGCGTGGGTTTTTGGGGCACCGTCGCAGTTTCATGACTGGGCCGATGGTCGGGAGCCCGTGCGGGCGGCAGATGTGGATCGATGGGGGTGGCCGAGCGAGCAGTGGCATCGTCTGGAGCTGAGGCTGGGGGCGGCGGCGTCGACGCCGCGGGCGCGTTGGGAGGGGGGAGCGCCGGAGGGTGCACGCCAGGATGTGCACCTGGAGGTGGGGTCGGAGCTTGTGGAGTTGGAGGGCTATCGCAGCGCCGGGGTATCGAGCGGCTGGGAGGCGGGGGTGCTGGCCTCGGAGTTGCGCGCCGATTTCGCCGCAGGGGCAGCCGGGTTGCATCGGTGGGGCTTTCTGGGGCGGGTGGATCTGGCGGGATGGTACGGGCAGTCGTTATCGCGCGGCGCTTCAGGGGGGCGGGGAGTGGGAGGCTTTGTGGGCACAGGGCTTGCGTACCGTCATGAGCAGCATCGCTATGACGAGGGGTTGGATCGCTTTGGGATCATGCATCTTCCCGGTGTTCGGGCGGAGCACTGGGGGGAGTTGGGGCGATTGCGCTGGCGCATGAGTTACGGGGTGACGCCGGATTTTGCTGCGATCGATTCGCGGGCGCTCCCGGTCGTGGCTCCCGATGGGGATGTTTCGGGTCAGCGCGGGGTGTTGGTTGAGGGGTATTATTTCGGGTGGGGATTGAGCCAGGAGTTGGCGCTGGAGGTGGACGTGGCCCGGGTGCATCTGGGGGCGGGCTGGCGTTCGCATCGGGTCTGGTCGACTCAGGGGGCGGATCGATTGCAGGAGTCGATCGATGAGGACTGGATGCTTGAAGACCGTGTGAATGTGGGGCGCGTGGAAGTGCTCACGTCCTGGCCTGTGGAGACGGTGCGTTTGGGGGCGTTGCTGGAGCGTCGGGGCAGAGAAGGGGCGATCGACGATGTGGTGAGTACGCTGCAGGAGTGGCGGGCGATGTGGGTGTTTGAGGCGGTGTATTGA
- a CDS encoding secondary thiamine-phosphate synthase enzyme YjbQ: MIARWVHETRGQGLYEVSAEVRRAVASAQVEEGLCTVFIRHTSASLTIQENADPSARRDLEAWLKRLVPEHDALYTHTDEGPDDMPSHIKAALTSTSLGIPIMDGVLALGRWQGIFLWEHRDGPMQRELVVHVGA; the protein is encoded by the coding sequence ATGATCGCGAGATGGGTACATGAGACGCGGGGCCAGGGGCTCTATGAGGTGAGCGCCGAGGTGAGGCGGGCGGTGGCCAGTGCGCAGGTTGAAGAGGGGCTATGCACGGTGTTTATTCGGCATACCTCGGCGAGCCTGACGATTCAGGAGAACGCGGACCCTTCGGCCCGTCGCGATCTGGAGGCGTGGTTGAAGCGTCTGGTGCCGGAGCATGATGCGCTTTACACGCATACGGACGAGGGGCCGGATGATATGCCTTCGCATATAAAGGCGGCGCTGACGTCGACGAGTCTGGGGATTCCGATTATGGACGGGGTGCTGGCGCTGGGGCGCTGGCAGGGGATCTTTTTGTGGGAGCATCGCGACGGTCCGATGCAGCGTGAGCTTGTGGTGCATGTGGGCGCGTAA
- the malQ gene encoding 4-alpha-glucanotransferase, with product MGAWERSSGVLLHPTSLPGPDGVGCLGRYARRWIERLAEGGQRWWQVLPLNPPGHGGSPYSASSAFAGNPMVIDGEQLVEAGWLSGADLNVYRRVCAAGSTERFDVEVIREAKRELLVQAYEGWKEAGGGSEASFQEFSMASAGWLEDFALYTALKHRHEGRGWQQWPAPLVRRDPEAIAEAQRGLGKALEQVRFEQWVFAEQWAKLKRYAADRGVRVLGDVPIFVAMDSAEVWAERDLFELGADGEPDAVAGVPPDYFSKTGQRWGNPLYAWDRLADRDYDWWVWRVRQVMTMVDAVRVDHFRGFESYWRIDAEAPTAVDGRWEKGPGRAVFEAIEAELGEVPMVAEDLGIITDKVRELRDELGLMGMRVMQFGFDGTEDHPFLPHTYPRHCAAYTGTHDNDTTQGWYEGLDELGKHGVRTYVSHGDEGIVWAMIERLWASKANLVVVPVQDLFELGSEARMNVPGRAEDNWNWRMSEAMLEDETVYVRLGALTRESGR from the coding sequence ATGGGAGCGTGGGAGCGATCTTCGGGAGTGTTGCTGCATCCGACGAGTTTGCCGGGACCCGACGGGGTGGGGTGTCTGGGGAGGTATGCGCGTCGTTGGATTGAGCGGCTGGCCGAGGGTGGCCAGCGCTGGTGGCAGGTGTTGCCGCTGAATCCGCCGGGTCACGGGGGATCGCCCTATTCGGCGAGCTCGGCGTTTGCGGGCAATCCGATGGTGATCGACGGGGAGCAGTTGGTGGAGGCGGGGTGGCTTTCAGGGGCGGATCTTAACGTGTACCGGCGCGTATGTGCGGCGGGCTCGACGGAGCGCTTCGATGTGGAGGTGATTCGCGAGGCGAAGCGCGAGTTGCTGGTCCAGGCCTATGAGGGGTGGAAGGAGGCGGGGGGGGGCTCGGAGGCGTCGTTTCAGGAGTTTTCGATGGCGAGCGCGGGGTGGCTGGAGGACTTTGCACTTTATACGGCGTTGAAGCATCGCCATGAGGGCCGGGGGTGGCAGCAGTGGCCGGCGCCGCTGGTGAGGCGAGATCCGGAGGCGATTGCCGAGGCGCAGCGGGGGTTGGGCAAGGCGCTGGAGCAGGTGCGCTTTGAGCAGTGGGTGTTTGCGGAGCAGTGGGCGAAGTTAAAGCGTTATGCGGCCGATCGGGGCGTGCGGGTGCTGGGGGATGTTCCGATTTTTGTGGCCATGGATAGCGCAGAGGTCTGGGCGGAGCGCGATCTCTTTGAGCTGGGCGCCGACGGGGAGCCAGATGCTGTCGCGGGGGTGCCGCCGGACTATTTTTCGAAGACGGGGCAGCGTTGGGGCAATCCACTCTACGCGTGGGATAGGCTGGCCGATCGCGACTACGACTGGTGGGTGTGGCGTGTGCGTCAGGTGATGACGATGGTGGATGCGGTGCGCGTCGATCACTTTCGGGGCTTTGAGTCGTACTGGCGGATTGACGCCGAGGCGCCCACGGCGGTGGATGGTCGCTGGGAGAAGGGGCCGGGCCGGGCCGTGTTTGAGGCGATCGAGGCCGAGCTGGGGGAGGTGCCGATGGTGGCCGAAGATCTGGGGATCATCACCGACAAGGTACGCGAGCTGCGCGACGAGCTGGGTTTGATGGGGATGCGAGTGATGCAGTTCGGGTTTGATGGGACTGAGGATCATCCTTTTTTGCCGCATACCTACCCGCGGCATTGCGCCGCGTATACAGGCACCCACGATAACGATACGACGCAGGGGTGGTATGAGGGGCTTGATGAGTTGGGCAAGCACGGCGTGCGCACCTACGTCTCCCACGGTGATGAGGGGATTGTGTGGGCGATGATCGAGCGGTTATGGGCCTCAAAGGCCAATCTTGTGGTGGTGCCGGTGCAGGACCTTTTCGAGCTGGGCAGTGAGGCTCGGATGAACGTGCCGGGGAGGGCGGAGGATAACTGGAACTGGCGGATGAGCGAGGCGATGTTGGAGGACGAGACGGTGTACGTGCGTCTGGGGGCGTTGACGCGGGAGAGTGGTCGGTAG